Below is a window of Callithrix jacchus isolate 240 chromosome 15, calJac240_pri, whole genome shotgun sequence DNA.
CTGCAGACGCAGCCTCAGACTGTCCAACTCCAGAGCCTGAGTGTCATCATCTGAGATTGAGACCAGCAGAGCCCACCCCTGGCCCAGGGCACCTCAGGCAGAACAGCGCTCCAAGGGGCATACAGAGCTCCCGCCCCTTGTTAGGGCAGGTCTTGTCAACTCACCACGTGCTCCACTGAGGCCCCTTTCCGGAGGATGATGGCATCTGTGAAGTCCGGCCTCTCTGCAGGGCGAGATGGGGAGAGCGTCAACCACACACGAAAACCCACACTGCCACCTCATGATTCTGCCCGAGGGAAGAGATGGCTGCAGAGGCCCTTTCAGTCTCCTTGCCTTGGCCTAATGTCCCCAATATCCAGCACGCCCTCCGCATATATCCCTGCGCCATCTTCTACAAGCCTTACTTGAACACAgtgactcaaaataaatcaaagtccAGGATCACACTGCCTGCCATCCATCTGCTGTGACAGCACTGACAGAGACCCAGATCTAGACTCAACAGGCAGGACCCAAAGGGGTGTTGGAGTCTCGTGAGGGAAACTAGCTCGCTCCTTGCTGCCAAGGTCAGGGTTGATGCAAAGTGCTCCGAATTCAGCAGCTGGGACCCCagggcatatgtgtgtgtgcagcaaTCAGGAGGATGGGTGGGGGTCAGACATGGGGAGGGCTCTTGTGGATTCAGGTCACTAATGCTCCTGCGGTGGGGTCTGTCACTGTGAGGAGAGGTCAGGATGGCACTAACTGCTGCAGCCAGTGAGGACCCCGAGGTAGCCTTGCCCCACCAGGGCACCCTCAAAACCAGCAGTGCCCAGTGCTGAGAAGGGAAAAGAGCTGAGATGTGTCTAAATAAGCCAGGCCACAGCTGGTGCCGGGATCTCTGGGCACCTCCCACAGGCCTAACAGCCTTTTAGGGAGGATGAAGCTCAGCCTGTTTCTCAGCTACATGCAGTGTAACTCACATCCTCTCTTCCTGGTGTAGATGCAGGTCAGGACCAAGTACTCCCAAAGCATCTCCAGCAGGTAGTCCACGTTCAGCTTCATGCCACAGCTGCAGAGAGGGAGGCGGCCAGTCAGGCAGGGGCCCCTGTGAGTTCAGAGGCTGGGTCTCCACTTCTTACTATTGGAGGGGACAATTTCCACTGGCCAGCATGGGCACCAAGGCCAGCTGGCTCGCCAGTGCCCACAGGGAAACAAGCCCATTACTCTTGATGGCAGCTTGACGTTTCTGCTGCCAGTGCCTCTGGACACCAATCATGGTCACAGTCAACCAGGGTCAGCATCTCTCCTGGGGGCTGGCAAGACCGTCCTCTGTGGAGGGTTGTAGCTTGTGTCTGATGAAGGGCTGCCATGGGGAGATGGCTGGGGGCTGTGATGGGACCAAGGGCAAAGGCTGGGACCCAGAGCTCACTCCTTGCAGAGGAGCTAGAAATTGCCAGGAAGTCCAGTAGGGATTTCAGCATGAAGAGAACCGAGGCTCTGGAGGCACCAGGTCTAGGGTGGACCGTGGCTTAATCGTTTGCAGTGTGACCCTGAGCTGTGTCCTAACCTCTGTAAAGCTGTTCTACACACAAGCAGGTAAAGCTGTAGAGCTGTTGGCCCTGAGGATGGCAGCCCCTCTAAGGCCtgggacacagcaaaaaaaaGAGGAGCTGAGGCTGTGCTATGGGACGGACACTGCTCTTTGTGATGGCAACAATAATCATGAAATGGTCCTTGTACTCAGGCCAGGACCCTCAACCACCATTGGCACTGTCCAGCCTCTTGGTCCCTGAGCTCTCTGTACTGTCGGCTGAGCTTCACTGTGAAGCTGCAGAGCGCCGGCTTGAAGCCAGGAAACCAGAAAAGGGAAGCACCTGAATCAGTCTGCCCCAGGGAGGAACCTGCCAGGTGGTGCTAGCAAGTGAACAAACAGCCAGTGTCGGTGGTATCCCTGGGACCCACCCTGCAAAGGAGGGCAGGAATTAGGTGACCAGAGCCTGAGAACATTAGTTCCTTTTCCCCCATTTGAGCTGTGATCAGACAGAGGGCCTGAGCTTTCGGGCCTATAAAggctgccagggactggggaggaACTGAGTCCCCAGAGGTTGCTGCAAGGAAAATTCAAAAGTTGAGCCCATAGACATGGCAGAGAGGAGCTGGCCCCCAAAACACCTACCTGAAGACGTTCTGGGCCAAGAGAGGATACCAGCAGGCAAATGCTGGGCCTGGGAGGGCCGTCGGGAGGCATCAGCTTGGCCCCATGGGGCCACAggaaggctgggggtggggcctgtgGATACAGGCTGCCACAGGCAGGTGCTGGGCCTAAGCAGAGGCCACAGTGATGCCacaagctgggcctggagggtccaATGAAAGTCACAGGCTGGGCCCGGTATGGGCCTGGCGCAGGCAGaagctgggcctggggaggccgGGCACGGAAAGGAAGCTTTGGGCCTGGACAGGACaccgggaggcaggagctggcccggGAGAGTCTGATAGGCAAGCTGGGCTGAGGAAGACCCCTGCGAGGGAGCGCCTGGGCCTAGACTCAAGGCAAAAGTGAGACGAGAGCTGGGTCTGGAGAGGTTTGCCATACGCATGAGCTGGGccccaatgagccactgtgagggaagcgctgggctccaatgagccactgtgagggaagcactgggctccaatgagccactgtaaAAAAAGtactgggctccaatgagccactgtaaGAAAAGCACTGGGCTCCAACGAGCCACTGTGAGGGAAgtgctgggctccaatgagccactgtgaggaaagtgctgggctccaatgagccactgtgaggaaaatgctgggctccaatgagccactgtgaggaaagtgctgggctccaatgagccactgtgagggaaGCGCTGGGCCTGTGGACGCAGCcagaatgcaggcaggcaggatcTTCGTCTGGGGAAGCCatcagcaggcagcagctggtgctggggaggctgcggAGAGTCCAGAGCTGGGCCAAAAGGGGCCAATGTCAGGTGGTAGCAGGGCCTGTCAAGGCCACCGCGAGGCAGAACGGAGGCCCAGAAAGCCCCACTTGAGAAAGCTTCAGGCCTACAGAAGGTTGCTGGAAGCTGATCAGGAGCCGAGCGAAAAGCAGCTGCCGGGAGGCACGACGTGGTCCAGTAGATGAGGCCAGGTGGAGAATCTGGGCCTGGGGAGGCCGCCACAAGGGAGGCATAGGCTGGACCtcccagaggctgaggggaggtAGAAGCTGGGCCCCAGGGGGCCGTTGGGAGGCAACAGCTGGCCCTGGAGGCACCGATGTGAGGATGTTTTCCACCCATGAAAAGGAGACgccatgagggcaggaactgggcctggagaggctgacTTCAGGATTCgatgcttgggcctcccaagaccagcaggaggaggcagcaggagccGGGCCTGCAGAAGCTGACTCGGGAATGTCTAGGGCCTGGAGATGCCCTCAGAGGGCAGGAGCCAAGCCCGGAGAGGCCACTTGTGAGGCATGAGCCAGGTGGGCCGGGAGAGCCTGAGTCAAGTCTGAGCTTTTGGGCCTACAAACGCCATCGGGAGCTGGGCAAGAGCTGAGtccacagaggttgctgtgaggcaaATTCAGAAGTTGGGCCCATAGATGCTGCCGAGAGGAGGTGCTGGGCCCCGAGAGGCCTACCTGAAGACGTTCTAAGCCCAGAGAGGATGCCACCAGGCAAACGCTGGGCCCGGGAGTGCCACCGGGCCTGTGGATACAGGTTGCCgcagaggcaggagctgagccTGAGCAGAGGCCACTGTGATGCCacaagctgggcctggagggtccacTGAAAAATGGAGACTGGGCCCAGAATGTCCTGGTGCAGGCAGAAGCTTTGGGCCTCCTGAAGAGGCCTGGCTCGGATAAGAAGCTTTGGGCCTGAACAGGCCACCGTGAGGCAGAAGCTGGCCCAGGAGAGACCGTGATAGGCAAGCTGGGCTGAAGAAGGGCACTGTGAGGGAGGACCTGGGCCTAGACTCGAGGCAAGTGTGAGGTGAGAGTTGGGTCCGGAGAGGTTTGCCACAGGCACAAGCTGGGCCCCAAcgggccagtgtgagggaggcaCGGGGCCTGCGGATGCAGCCAGGATGCAGGTAGGCAAGACCTTGGCCTGCGgaagcagccagcaggcagcagctggggctggggaggctgcggggACTCCAGAGCTCGGCCCTGAGGCCcagtcctgctttgtcctcccgctggcctcgggaggcccaagcattgggtcatgaagtccgcgtctgcaggtccagctcctgccctcccggcGGCACCCCCCAACGTGGGTGCAATACATCATCACGTGGTCCCCTCCGAGGCTAGGTCCTGCATCCCAGTGGCCCCACGGGGCCCAGGTCCTGTTCCCATCAGGCTGTCACTCCAGGAGGCCCAGCCTGTGCCTCCCTACTGGCAGCCTCACCAGGCTTGAACCTTCTCCTGGCCACATCAACCGGCCCAAGTTTTGAGCCAGGCAGCCTCTTTTGGCTCGGCCTTTCGTCTGTCGACCCGAAGCTTCCTCAGGTGGGGCCTTCTAGGTGTCTCTTCTGTTGAGGCCACTGGGAGGCAAAAGGGACGCCCGAAAGGTGCCACCTGAGGAAGCTTTGGGCCGACAGATGAAAGGCCTCCAGGAGATGGCCAGGAGCCGAGCCAAAAGACGCTGCtggggaccaggtgcagtggctcacgcctgtaatcccagcactttgggaggccgagatgggtggatcacgaggtcaggagatcgagaccatcctggtcaacgtggtgaaaccctgtctcaactaaaagtacaaaaaattaactgggcatggtggtgtgtgcctgtaatcccagctgctcaggaggctgaggcaggagaattgcctgaacccaggaggcggacattgtggtgaactgagattgtgccattgcactccagc
It encodes the following:
- the LOC144576556 gene encoding uncharacterized protein LOC144576556 isoform X2, yielding MPPDGPPRPSICLLVSSLGPERLQLWHEAERGLPAGDALGVLGPDLHLHQEERIEAGLHRCHHPPERGLSGARVPRHPPVTHQRVQVCPGVGHHHQVQSTAGGSDPHHGA